Genomic segment of Candidatus Cloacimonadota bacterium:
CAATGTTTCTGTAGTCGGGCAAGTAAAAAATCCGGGAACGTATAAATTTCCTCCCACAAGCAGAATTTCCGATGCGATCAAGTATGCAAATATCCCGCTTGATAC
This window contains:
- a CDS encoding SLBB domain-containing protein — translated: MKKYNLIAIILICTFLLNAGSVFALDENISQRLFYNVSVVGQVKNPGTYKFPPTSRISDAIKYANIPLDT